Proteins encoded together in one Mus caroli chromosome 4, CAROLI_EIJ_v1.1, whole genome shotgun sequence window:
- the LOC110293453 gene encoding 40S ribosomal protein S19-like has translation MGLNCLGIFIKSLWPTVPLDVTQGLYVKVLFCTRQDHLELQLLHHSEFIRITLIYLEDSTSHSPGWQRRGHTISGVTVKDFNQQEFVRALAAFLKKSRKLKVPEWVDTVKLAKHKELAPYDMNWFYTQAASTARHLYLRGGAGVGSITKIYGGRQRNGVRPSHFSRGSKSVTRRVLQALEGLKMVEKDQDGGRKLTPQGQRDLDRISGQVAAANQEALEQRMLG, from the coding sequence ATGGGCCTGAATTGTTTGGGTATTTTTATAAAGTCCCTTTGGCCCACAGTTCCGTTGGATGTAACCCAGGGCCTGTACGTAAAGGTTCTTTTCTGTACAAGACAGGATCATCTGGAACTCCAGCTGCTTCACCACTCAGAATTCATTAGAATCACATTAATATACTTAGAAGATAGCACTTCCCATTCCCCTGGCTGGCAGCGCCGAGGCCACACGATTTCTGGAGTTACTGTAAAAGACTTTAACCAGCAGGAGTTCGTCAGAGCTCTGGCAGCCTTCCTCAAAAAGTCCAGGAAGCTGAAAGTCCCCGAATGGGTGGACACAGTCAAGCTGGCCAAACATAAAGAGCTTGCCCCATATGATATGAACTGGTTCTACACACAAGCTGCTTCCACAGCACGGCACCTGTACCTCCGAGGTGGTGCGGGGGTTGGTTCCATAACCAAGATCTATGGAGGACGGCAGAGAAACGGTGTCAGACCCAGCCACTTCAGCAGAGGCTCTAAGAGTGTGACCCGCCGGGTCCTCCAAGCCCTGGAGGGGCTGAAAATGGTGGAAAAGGACCAAGATGGGGGCCGCAAGCTAACACCTCAGGGACAGAGAGATCTGGACAGGATCTCTGGACAGGTGGCAGCTGCCAACCAAGAAGCATTAGAACAAAGGATGCTGGGTTAA